The nucleotide window GGGCGAGGCGGGTGTCCCTGCGCGGCCGGGGTGGAGGTGTGCGCATGTGCAAGGCACCGGACAGGCGGAAGGATGTTGACACGTGCGCACCCACGGGGGCACCCTCAAGGTAAGCGTTCTCTAGCTCATTTCACCCTCGAAATATTCTGGTGCgtgagaattatttttatttccattttacaagaaGGAAACAGAGGTTCAAAGAGGTTAAAAAACCCCGGGGACTTGACTGAATCACTCAGCCAGGAGACTGAATTCCAGATCCTCGGTGACTGCCAAGTCCTTTGCTTTTCCCCAGGTTAAGAGAGTCCTTCCCCGGGAGGTCAGGACAGGAAGTGGTGGGAAGAGAAGTGGGGATAGGGGATGCTCTCTGATGCTTGCCGTGGCCCTCACGCCCATTCTTTCATTCGTCTGATGGGTGGCTCTGCCTTGAGTTGGGGCTGGCTCCACTATTGTTTTTTACAGACGAAGAAAAGCCTGCTCGTTTATTTCAATGGGTGGGAAGGGGAGTGGGGCTGCCCCACGTGCACACTGTTGGGCTGACCTGAGTGGCTTTGCTCTTCTGGCCTCTTGGGTGTTTCCCTCTGCAGTCGATGGACCCGTGGCGCCTCCCCAGGCTGGTGGCACCCAACCAGGCTTCGGGGTTCCCTGAAATAGCAACGGCAGAATCTGGAGAGTTCACGTCGGTCTTTTGGACAGTTTGTTGTTTAGTCCGatctttagtgaccccatggactgtagctcgccaggctcctctgtccatgggacttcccaggcaagaatactggagtgggtagccatccccttctccacgcagggtttgaactcatgtctcctgtattgcagatgaattctttatgactgcctgagccactgggaagcccttgggTTTATTAGGAGCTGGGAAAAACAACCTGGGTAGGACTAGACAAAACCCAGACTCTTCGGGCCTCCAAGCCCTGGGAGACCTGGACCCTGCTCCCTTTCTGACACCCCAGCCTCTGTTCCCACCCTTTCCCGCCATCAGACTACATGGACATTCTCCTCCACTCCAGTCCAGCACGTGCTGTTCCCTCCACCTGCGACACCCCTGCCTCATCATTGTATCTCTCAGCCAATCCCTACCCCCTTGAGGCTCATGCTTAATGTcacttcctccaagaagccctCCCTGAAGCCCAGGtcgatgttttatttatttgtttattttcctctgaggcattttatttgtatgtattacaTCCCTAGAAAAAGAATCCAAGGATTTTCCCTCCTGTATGTTTTCGTCTTGCTTCTTCATGGTCCATGATGCCAGCTGAGGTTGTCAGTACAATGAAACCAAACTGACGGGATGGGAGCAGGTTAttctgccatttttctagatctttGAGTTGTACATCAAATCTGGGGCTGATCACTCCACACTTATTTAGCCTGCCTGTGAGGTTCACAACAATTTTCCCAGCCCTGTGATCAATGATTTCAAATTCGCCAATGTAACCATGCTTCATCATCACTGTTAGAAACCTGACGATGACTTTGGAGCACTGCCTAATAAGGACCTGGCGTTTGCCTCTCTTCTCGGCATTATTGATACTCTTGAGAGCATCAGCCAGGACATTCATGCGCACCATTATGGCGGCACGAAAAGATGGCGGGAAGAGGGCGGGCCAGGGTCgatgttttaaaatgtagcttttattattattcagggAGGATGAGACCAACAGATGAGGAGACAGTTGCCACTGAAGACATTGTTACGGCTCCCAGGAGGAGGGGAGCCGGACCAGGTGGAGACGCACTAGGGCCGATCAGGGGgtagagggggaaagggggaaacTTGCACGAGAGCCTTCTTCGTGGTTCCCGAGGGAAGGACCAGGTGAGCAGGGTAAGCAGGCTTGGGACTGACTAGCTTAGGACTCCAGCCTTGGCCTGGACCCGGTGCACAGACAGCTTCCCCTTCCTTGGGAGCCAGCTGATCCCGATACCCATGGGGCCttccactgcacacacacactgtcagcGTCCTGATTCTTCTAGAACCAGAGTTTTTAGAGCCAACACTCAGGCTCTGAGACCTAGATGCTCCAAACTGCCAGGCCCCAGAGGCTCTGAGTCTACGCTCTCCACCAAGGGAGGATAAAGTCAtggccagggtcacacagctagtcagtgctaatgtgtgtgttagtcacacagtcgtgtgcaactctttgtgatcccacagactgtagcccgccagggtcctctgtccatggaattctctaggcaagaatactggagtgggttgccattcccttcttcaggggatcttcctgacccggggatcgaacccaggtctcccacatagcaggcagattctttaccatctgagccatcagggaagccagtgcTAGAACCAGAGCCAAGTCAGGTGTTCCTTCCCATGTATCTCACCGCCTGTCCACATGAGTCACCAGATGGAATGGCTGAAATGGACCATCTGGGACCCTCTGGGAAGGGAGTGAGCGCCTCATCCCTGGAGCGTTCTAGAATAAAATGGACTCACACTGGAATCCTGTCACTATGGCGCAGGAGATTTTGGTACAATGTGGTTGTAGCTCAGAGCTGTGCTCAGTGAGGTTTGGTGTCTGAACCCCTGAAGTCTTGGGACCACTGAAGTCCTGGGATTTCTGACTTGTCTGGACCTATGGGGCTGGGTCActacacaaccaagcaactggaCACCACCAGAAAAAGAGCTTTAGGGaagcatttgttgttcagttgccgtCTGAAGCCCTTAGGGAAGCATACTGGAGGGGGGATATTTCCATTCATTTGCATTTGTTGTTTTTGACTTTGGCTAGTAACTCAGCTCCCAAGATTTGTGGAGAGATGTATGTAAAGAGGACGTTCagcttagaatgagctgttaagctGGATGCTCGAGCTTAGAACTGGAGGAAATGATATATGCAGCCAAGGCCAGGGTTCCTGTtaatggacagagaagtgtgCCACCCTGGGATGCTTTCTTAGGGTGGACACCAGAGGGCGCCCAAGGGCCTGTTTTCTGTGCCGTAAGAAGTGGTACCTGAGAGCGTtggtggaggagggggtggccCAAGTGGAGTGAGTGGGATTGCTAAATCTTTCAAACTTAAACTGAAATCTTACATGAGGCCCTGCACTCCAGGGACAGGTGACTGGGGAAAGCTGGGTGGATAAAAGGGACCCACAGTGAGGGAGTGAATCTGCTTATTTGCAGACAAACTTCTGCCGAGATGGAACCTTGACCCACAGAGAAAcgcacgcacgcgcgcacacacacacacacgcgcacacacacacacacacatacacacacacacagtgcttaTCCACGTGCAAAGACAGAGTGGTGGGTATGGACTGGTATCTCCAGTTATCCAAGCTGAGACGTTTGTTGAACGTGGCCCAGGGGCCGAGTTTGGTGCTGGGCTCTGGGGGGACACAGGGGTGGGTAAGCCCCCAGCGGACACTCCTCTGTCACTGACTGCACAGCAGGAAGTGGGTGCCAGGGGGGTAGAAACACAGATCTGAGGGCGAGGAGGGAGGTACATTCGGAGGTGCCTCTCCTTGATCAAGTGTGTTATAGTTTCTAGGACACAGTTACCAGTAGGTAGAGTAGCTACTCTCCTATCTTGCTATATAATTTATGTGACTTAGAAGAGGCTGTGCTTGAAGACCCTCAGGCCTTAACGAGCTGCACTGACTCCAGGCCCCTTTTACTGTTGGCATTTCAATGAGCCCTGGGGTGGAGGTCCAGGACTTCGATGGGTGAGGCTCCATGGGTGTGATAGAGGAGggtcccacctccctgcctcacAGGCTTCACAGACCAAGGCACCCAGAACACTATGAGATTCCACCTTGGCCCCTGGAATGAAGGGTCTCAGCCTTGTCGCCAACTTTTAGACAGTTCTCAGAGAGAGCAGATTAAACATCATCTACCAGCAAAGTAAGTCATAGGCATAGCTTTGAATAAtatgctgccgctaagtcgcttcagtcgtgtccgactctgtgtgaccccatagatgtcagtccaccaggctcccccatccctgggattctccaggcaagaatactggagtgggttgccttttccttctccaatgcatgaaagtgaaaagtgaaagggaagtcgctcagtcgtgcccgaccccatggactgcagcccaccaggctcctcttacatgggattttctaggcaagagtactggagtgggttgccattgccttctccgttgaatAATGTAAAACACCCcagtttttgtttaaatatttctgtCTAAGCATTTCTAGATACTAGAGCTAGGAAAGGAGCTCCTCAGAGTGTCAAGGCTGGGAGTGATATGAGAACCTTCTAgtctaatcttttttaaaaattttaattggaggctaattactttgcaatattgtagtggttttgccatacattgacatgaatcagccatgggtgtacatgtgttccccgtcctgaacccccctcccccctccctccccatcccatccctcaggttcatcccagtgcaccagccctgagcaccctggcTCATGAATCGAACCTGGACTAGCGATCTATttaggcccggcgtgctgcgattcatggggtcgcaaagagtcagacacgactgagcgactgaactgaactgaatatacatgttttaatgctattctctcaaatcatcccaccctcgccttctcccacagagtcccaaagtctgttctttacatctgtgtctcttgctatcTCACttacagggtcatcgttaccatctagTCTAATCTTAGGTTACAGATGAGGCCTGAGGATTTGGGGGTTGGTTCTCACTGTGGCCCCTTTTAAAGTTTTGCGTTCCCCCAGGCACTGTAAGAAGCCTGGTGCTACATAGAAACGGTAACGACGTTGCACGCCTAAGGAGGGTGATTGAGGTGGAGGTCGGGGCACCCTAGTTCATCTCTGTAAGACTCTATCCCTCCCACAGCCCCCAGCCTACAAGGGGACTGAGCCTAGAACAGGAAGTGCTCAGAACCTTCCTTGATGTTGCTATGGTGCCCACAAAGACCTGAGGAATCCAAAGGCCGGCTCCCCTGCCAAAGCTCCTTGCCCTCAGGAAGAAAACAGCGAGCCCCGCGTGTCATGAGCGCTCCGAGCATTCAGCCCCAGAAGGTGAAGGGCCATCAGCTGTCCTGTCATTCAGAGACCGACTTAACAAGAGTGCCTCCGCTCCGCTAGCTCCCCGTGAGCACACCCGCGGCGGACAAGAAGCCTCAGGACAGCAGGTACCGCTGGCACTTCCATCCGCGTTGGAGACACAGAGGACGTCCCGAGTGATGGGCACTACTTGGACTTGGTTCCATGTGGTCAGCTGGCAGAGGAGGGCTTCGGGGGGTctgggctgggaggcaggaggggcctGAGAGCTCAGGCACACTTTCAGGTAGCTCCTGCCGATTAGAGTGACCCAGGAACTGACCCTCAAAACCCTTTAAGGTggcagtccccagcctttttggcattaaggaccagtttcatggaagacagttcttCCATGGACTGGGGTGGTGGTTTggaatgattcaagcacattacactcactgtgcattttatttcttttttagaaagatgctttattttgtattgctgattaacaaacaatgttgtgacattttcagataaacagcaagggactcagccatacagatacatgcatccattcttccccaaccctgctcccatccaggctgccaaataacagtgagtagagttccctgggttaaacagtaggtccttgttggttatccattttaattataCCAGTGTGTACCTGACCTTGCCaaactccctatctcttcccCACTATCCTTCCCCACAGTGTGCACTTTATTTCCAACCTAATGCTCCAGGACGGTGCTGGCCAACATATACTGTCCAGACATAACTGTTAATATCACCCCTTTTAGTGCCCTTATCTGAATGACTAGTTACATGATCGGTCCACAGATAGGTCTCCATTGGTTCCCATCACCTGGGTAAAGAGTAGAAAATTGTGGATTAGCTCCTGTTTCGCTTTATCTGAGCCACTTTCCCAGCACAATAGCAGAGAATCATCTTTCTACTAATGTACCTTCAAAAATTAGATTTTCACTTGATTTGCTCACTCACCCACATTTGAGGCTTACTCATTCCTTTTGTGGCAAAAATACAGATTCTTTGAGCCAATCTCCTCCATAATGTTTTGAAGACACCCTTTGGAagtgtttttgaaaatttaaaatttacctcTTTCACCTTCCAGGTGCTCCTCTTTTGTGCAGTTTCCAGGATCCTTCATGAAAATGCTGAATCCGGTAAGCAGCTCGGTTTCACAGGAGGGCAGGCGATGGTGAGGAACAGAAGCCCCGGGTGACCGGTGTGCCACTGGGTTCCCTCAGGGGGATGGTCCCGCACCCCCAGGGACCTCAGACTTTACTGGCTGACTCTgctggtggcgggggtggggggacgtgTGTTTGGAGCCCCACTGTCAGAGACCACTGTTCACACTTCAGCAGGGCTGTATCTAGAGTCAGACTCCACAATCACCCACCATATTCCAGGCGCTATACTAAAGCAGAGTTCCCAAACTTTTATCATTTTAACAGCATCCTCATCCTCATGGTTCATACTCACCTTCATCCTCATTATCATTGGCATTATTCCCGTTTAACCTATGAGGCCTAAGAGGATGAAAAGAGCAAATACttcccccaaggtcacacagctagttcaTGGCAGAAACAAGACTTGAACTCAGACCCTCTGTTCCGCGGTCCGTTCCCTCCCACCACCTTGCTGGTCCCTGGTGTGGCTTAGAAGCAATTTCACCCATTCCTACGGGTCTCTCATGGTGCAGTTGTCCTGGATAAGTTTCCTTGAGCCACCACACCTGAGGCTTCCTTAAGGAAATTGCTGAATCCTAGGACCTCAAGAAGATGTCTAAGGAAAAGTCTCTGCCCAGTGACAATCCTGGGTTGATACCTAAAGAACTAAAAACAGGTGTTCAAACAGAAACGCATATGTGAATGTTCACAGCACTATTGCCAGGGGCCAGAAGGTTCTAACAATCTGAGTATCATTCTaccagctgatgaatggataaacaaacggTGGTCTGTCCACACAATGGAATGTCAAAAGGagtgaaattctgacacatggatgaaccttgaaacatGCCGAGGGAAAAAACCCAGACATAAAAGGCCACTATTataggattccatttatataaaatttcaagaAATCCATAGAGAAAGAATGCAGATGAGTGGTTTCcagggagtgggaggggggaggggaattGAGAGTGATGACTCGGTAAATAGAAAGCCTGCTTTTGCAGTAATGACAATGTTGTGAACCAGATCGTTGTCATGgttgtgagtgaaagtcgcttagttgtgcccaactctttgcgaccccatggatgtccatggaattctctaggccagaatactagagtgggcagccttttccttctccagggatcttccaccagggatcaaaaccttatctcctgcattgcaggcagattctttaccatgtgagtcacagttcagttcagttcagttcagtcgctcagtcatgtccgactctttgcgaccccatagactgcagcataccagtctttcctgtccattaccaactcctgaagtttgctcaaactcatgtccatcaagttggtgatgccatgcaaccatctcatcttctgtcgtccccttctcctgccttcaatctttcccagcatcagggtcttttccaatgagtcagttctttgcatcaggtggccaaagtattggagctttagcatgaaaaaaaaaaaaaaaaaaaaagacattttgtgtattttagtgcaatttaaaaaaaaagtctttgcccCAGATCTCCTGAATTTGGTATCTTTCTCCCTGACCTTTCTCCCTGGCACCTCCTGCCCCAGATGCTAAATTCCAGATTACTTTGTGGCTTAAAGTCTTCTGTTTCCAAAACGCAGTAGATTTGCTTTGAGAACGTGACTCTGGAGAAATATTGGCCAGCTTTGAAAATTAATCAGCTCCTTAAATTTTGTCTTAAATTTCCTTTCTGCTATACAGTTTGGAAAATCTGGTATTTatgagaggttaaaaaaaaaaaaaaaaaaaagacgttctctctttctttgcttcCCAAGCAGCAGAAACCTCGGCTGGAACGCCGAATCGTTGGCTCAACCAACCGGTGGCGTTTCCCCAGACAGCCTTTCTCGGGAGACCTGCTGGGGCTCTCCCAGATGTGCAAGGCTGCCAGCATAGACTTTGATGAAGTTCTGAAGAACCCAGACAGGTAGGAAGCTCAAAGGCCCACAGCAGGGTGAGCTGCCCTTCTGGGAAGTGCCCAGTACTTGGGCCACACTGGCTGGAGAGGTGAGCTGTCCTGGGTATTTGCAAAAAGGCTGCCTTTGGGACCAGCCCTTAAGGATGGACAGGGTTAGGGTGACAACTTCCTTTGAGAATGTCTGTGGGTGGTGATAAAAGTCCAGAGAAATGgagattttttccccctagattTTCCTTTGTACTGGGAACTTTGGACTCTAAAAGGATTCTTAGTTTATCAGTTGGATTGTTGACAAACACAGTGAGATGGCCCCGCTCAGAGTGTGAACTCCCATCCCCAGGAACATGCATGTCCAGCAGGGGGAAAAGTGGGCTCCCTGGTCCCTCCCAGAGTGTTCTAAGCAGATGGCTTGGAGCATCACTTCTCCAGGTTACAAGTCCTTTCCTGCCTCTCCTGGGGAAGCAGAGCTGGACCCCTTTGCCAAAGGAACACTTCATTTCCTTGGCCCTTTGGACCTACCTGGCTGCCGGTACTTCCTTGGACCGGCGGCACCTGCCTTGTGAAGGCTCAGTCTGATCTACCTGAGCGTGGGCTGTGCCTGGGCGGCAGCTGGCCCAGAAGAGCTCCAGGTTCCACGTTTGCAGAGAGAGTAGCCACATATTCTGTTTCTAGACCCACCAGCCAGCCTCCCTCtgttgccccccaccccacagatGATGGTACTGCACACATGAATAAACCCGAACCCATCTGGATTTGGCCTCCAAATTCTCGGATGAtcctagcttaaaaaaaaaaaaagttgaatgctATGAGTTGCTATTTTTGGCACTGGCCACTCATGGCCTTAaacaattttgaatttattttatattttgtttggtTAGAGCTCTGAAGAAACCTTAGGATTTTTGCCAAAGTTTGTTGTGTTCCTTAGCGCCAGGGCCAGGAGCTGGAGCTGGGCCTGGGAACATAGGCAAACTGATCCAGAAGCCTGAGGAGGGTGACTGGGCCACAGGGGCAGAGGTCTCTGGGACTCGGTTTGCGAAATCGCTGAGCTAAGCTGGGAGTGGTGGCCTGGGGGATAATGGCCATTGGTGCTGGGCTTTAGGACTCTTGTgttgtgctaagctgcttcagtcgtgtccaactcttggcaaccctatggactgtagcccaccaggctcccctgtctatgggattctccagacaagaatactggagtgggttgccatgccctcctccaggggatcttcccgacccagggactgaatacacatctctcacatctcctgcattggcaggcggattctttaccactagcatcaccaaaGTAGTCTTATTTGACAGGGTTGAAATTCCTTCTCCTCCATTCACTGTTTCTGTGACCTTCAGCCGGTGGCTTAATCTCCTTGAGCTTTAGTTTCCTCGTCTGTGAAATGGTGATGATATCATCTCCCTTGAAGAGCTGTAGATttaaggcctccctggtggctcagatggtaaagaacccacctgcaatgcaggagacatgagttcgatccctggatcgggaagatcccctggagaaggaaatggcaacccactccagtattcttgcctggagaattccatggacagaggaccctggagggctacaatccatggggtcacaaagagtaagacacagctgaacaatcaacacacacacacacacacacacacttgaagaGCAACCTGGAGGATTAAATCAGATGGTATACTGAAAATGATCAGTGTTGTTCCTGGCAAATAGTTAGATGCTCAATGAATAGAGATGTATCTGTATAGCCTGAGCAGCAGTTTTAAGTACTAATCCTGGCCATTCCATCTGGGGGAATGTCAGCCCTGTGCTCTGCCAGCCAACGACTGGTGTCCCACCTAGGCGATCACCTAGGCCTGGACCACCTAGGCGGTCAGTCCATGTAGGCTCAGCTCAACTGTGAATTTTATCTGCTCCATTAGCCCCTTGTCGTCTTCCTGAGACAGTCGACTAGCCTGGGTATGTCCTTGTTGTGGTGACAGCAGAGCGTAGGAGGGCAAGCCCAGTTGCACCTGTGCTGTTCAAgccttcagccacctcatgtcTGCTAACATCCCATCGGCCAAGGCAAGTCACACGATCAAAATCAAAGTCGAGGGGCAGGAAAGACACTTTGGAGTTCCTGCAGGAAAAGGCTGTGTATTGGGGGCCATG belongs to Capricornis sumatraensis isolate serow.1 chromosome 23, serow.2, whole genome shotgun sequence and includes:
- the LOC138070424 gene encoding small ribosomal subunit protein uS8-like, with amino-acid sequence MVRMNVLADALKSINNAEKRGKRQVLIRQCSKVIVRFLTVMMKHGYIGEFEIIDHRAGKIVVNLTGRLNKCGVISPRFDVQLKDLEKWQNNLLPSRQFGFIVLTTSAGIMDHEEARRKHTGGKILGFFF